The region CTTTCCAACCGGCATATCCAGTTAATCGCCTTAGGCGGAGCCATCGGTACAGGATTATTTTTAGGTTTATCACATACGATTCAGCTGGCAGGTCCATCAGTACTTTTAGGCTATGCCATTGCTGGCATCATTGCATTTCTGATCATGCGCCAATTGGGTGAGATGGTGGTGCATGAACCGGTTAGTGGTTCATTCAGTTATTTTGCCAATAAATACTGGGGCAAAAAAGCAGGCTTTATTTCAGGCTGGAACTATTGGGTGCTCTATGTCTTAGTGAGTATGGCTGAGTTGAGTGCAATCGGTACTTTCGTTCAGTTCTGGTGGCCGGAGATTCCGACCTGGCTCACGGCACTGGCATTCTTCCTGCTCATGAATGGGATCAATCTGGTCAATGTCAAATTCTTCGGTGAGAGTGAATTTATATTTTCCATGGTCAAGATCATTGCCATTTTAAGCATGATCGGATTCGGGATCTATCTGCTGTTTAGCGGTTCTGCTGGCAGTCAGGCCAGTGTGACAAACTTGTGGCAGCATGGCGGATTTTTCCCTGAGGGCTGGTCAGGTTTTATGATGGCACTTGCTGTGATTATGTTTGCATTTGGTGGGCTGGAGCTGATTGGTATTGCCGCCAGTGAAACCAAAAATCCAGAAAAGACCATTCCAAAAGCAGTGAATCAGATTGTCTACCGTGTACTGATTTTCTATATTGGTGCCATTGGCGTGTTGCTATGTCTGTATCCATGGAATCTGGTGGCGCAGGGCGGTAGTCCGTTCGTAATGATTTTCCAGTCATTGAATAGTCATGGTGTGGCGAATGTTCTTAATTTTGTAGTTCTGGTCGCTGCACTTTCGGTCTATAACAGCTGTATTTACTGTAATACCCGTATGTTGTTGGGTCTGGCTCAACAGGGTAATGCACCGGCATTTTTAAAGAAAATTAACCGCCGTGGTATTCCGGTGAATGCTGTTTTATTCTCGGCAGCAGTCTCCGGTATCTGTGTATTAATGAATTACCTCATGCCGGGTGAAGCTTTCGGTATTCTGATGCTACTGGTGGTTTCTGCTTTGGTCATTAACTGGCTGATGATTTCACTGACCCATTTGAAATTCAGAAAAGCCATGCAGGAACAGCAGCAGACGACCGCATTCCCAAGCCTGTTTGGCCGCTGGAGTAATTACCTGACAATTTCATTTATCATCATGATTTTAATGATCATGAGCTTTACCAAAGAAATGCAGATTGCCGTTGCATTGGTGCCGGTCTGGTTGCTGTTTTTGACGGTGATGTATGTGATGAAATATCGCAGGAAACCTGTGCTCTTGCCTGAATCTACTGAACCCACCACTTAAATGAAAAGGCCCTGAAAAGGGTCTTTTTTCTATTATATTGTCTTGAGCAGGTAACGAATTAATTATCATAAAACCGTCATAAAGCTGTAACCCGGCTGTCATATTCAAAAATCAAAATACTTGTATCGAAACCAGGAACGCGCCCAATAAAACGCGTATCCAATATAAATGAGAGATACAGAATGCGCTTTACAAATATAGCAATCTTAATTGCAGCGGGGATCGCAGCATCTACAACAGCGAATGCAGCACGTGACACCATCCAGATTGCAGGTTCTTCAACTGTTTTACCTTATGCCAGTATTGTCGCTGAAGAATTTGGCAACACTTTCCCACAATTTAAAACTCCAGTCGTGGGTTCTGGTGGTTCTTCAGGTGGTTTGAAACAGTTCTGTAATGGCGTTGGTGACAACACCATCGATATCGCAAACTCTTCTCGTCAAATTAAAGGCTCTGAACTTGCAGAGTGTAAGAAAAATGGCGTGAACCAGGTATTAGAAATTAAAGTGGGTTATGACGGTATTGTATTTGCATCGAATTCTAAAAAAGCAGCTTACAAACTTCGTCCACAACATGTTTTTGCAGCACTAGCAGCACAGTTGCCAGCCAATGGCAAAATGGTGGCTAACCCATATACACGCTGGAACCAGATTGACAAATCACTTCCTAATGAACCGATCACACTGGTGATTCCTGCTTCTAATCATGGAACACGCGAAGTCTTCCAGGAGAAGATGGTGGATGCAGGTTGTGAAACTTACGCTGCAATTAAGTCTTTAGATAAAGATGCCAAAAAGAAAGCATGTACAACATTCCGTAAAGACGGTCGTGTCATTGAAATCGCGGGCGACTACACAGAAACATTGGCACGTTTAAAAACGTCTCCAAGCGCAGTTGGTGTATTCGGTCTAGGCTTCTATGACCAAAACCGTGACCGCCTACGCGTTGCAACAGTGAACAATGTCGCACCATCTGAGCAGACTATCCTGAATGGTTCTTACCCGGTATCTCGTCCATTGTTCTTCTATGTGAAAGGCGAGCACCTGAAATCAATCAAAGGTTTACAGCAATTCACAGAATACTTCCTAAGCAAGCGTGTTTCAGGTAAGGGTTCTAAATTGGAAAAAGCAGGCTT is a window of Acinetobacter sp. ASP199 DNA encoding:
- a CDS encoding amino acid permease, whose amino-acid sequence is MDVEDHQLKKQLSNRHIQLIALGGAIGTGLFLGLSHTIQLAGPSVLLGYAIAGIIAFLIMRQLGEMVVHEPVSGSFSYFANKYWGKKAGFISGWNYWVLYVLVSMAELSAIGTFVQFWWPEIPTWLTALAFFLLMNGINLVNVKFFGESEFIFSMVKIIAILSMIGFGIYLLFSGSAGSQASVTNLWQHGGFFPEGWSGFMMALAVIMFAFGGLELIGIAASETKNPEKTIPKAVNQIVYRVLIFYIGAIGVLLCLYPWNLVAQGGSPFVMIFQSLNSHGVANVLNFVVLVAALSVYNSCIYCNTRMLLGLAQQGNAPAFLKKINRRGIPVNAVLFSAAVSGICVLMNYLMPGEAFGILMLLVVSALVINWLMISLTHLKFRKAMQEQQQTTAFPSLFGRWSNYLTISFIIMILMIMSFTKEMQIAVALVPVWLLFLTVMYVMKYRRKPVLLPESTEPTT
- a CDS encoding substrate-binding domain-containing protein, which produces MRFTNIAILIAAGIAASTTANAARDTIQIAGSSTVLPYASIVAEEFGNTFPQFKTPVVGSGGSSGGLKQFCNGVGDNTIDIANSSRQIKGSELAECKKNGVNQVLEIKVGYDGIVFASNSKKAAYKLRPQHVFAALAAQLPANGKMVANPYTRWNQIDKSLPNEPITLVIPASNHGTREVFQEKMVDAGCETYAAIKSLDKDAKKKACTTFRKDGRVIEIAGDYTETLARLKTSPSAVGVFGLGFYDQNRDRLRVATVNNVAPSEQTILNGSYPVSRPLFFYVKGEHLKSIKGLQQFTEYFLSKRVSGKGSKLEKAGLISMSDKERAAVLANFKAAKVVVVK